From a single Rutidosis leptorrhynchoides isolate AG116_Rl617_1_P2 chromosome 5, CSIRO_AGI_Rlap_v1, whole genome shotgun sequence genomic region:
- the LOC139850088 gene encoding SNF2 domain-containing protein CLASSY 3-like — MDGQQDEKHRQTSISMLNGPKSEVKVLLASLKACSEGINLVGANRVVLLDVHWNPSAERQAISRAYRLGQEKIVYVYHLVTGLMEGEKYIRQVEKTLLSELVFCSNNKDGSSCKISTSESGDRILEAMVQHERLQHMFEKVIYQPKEADLVNTFGSI, encoded by the coding sequence ATGGATGGACAACAAGATGAGAAGCATCGACAAACGTCGATTAGTATGTTAAACGGTCCTAAAAGTGAAGTTAAAGTTCTTCTTGCATCACTTAAGGCTTGTTCTGAAGGGATCAATTTGGTGGGTGCGAATCGAGTTGTGTTGCTCGATGTTCATTGGAACCCATCTGCCGAAAGACAGGCGATAAGCAGGGCGTATAGGCTCGGTCAGGAAAAAATTGTGTATGTTTATCATCTTGTTACTGGATTAATGGAAGGTGAGAAGTATATTAGGCAGGTTGAGAAGACACTACTGTCTGAATTGGTGTTTTGTTCTAACAATAAAGACGGTTCGAGTTGTAAAATTTCGACGAGTGAATCGGGTGATAGGATTTTAGAAGCAATGGTGCAACATGAGAGGCTTCAACATATGTTTGAGAAGGTGATTTACCAACCAAAAGAAGCTGATTTGGTTAACACTTTCGGGTCGATATAG